Proteins encoded within one genomic window of Dyadobacter chenhuakuii:
- a CDS encoding glycosyl hydrolase, whose amino-acid sequence MQIRNDLTAASLQPKIDKLWQLSAEKINLISREYDNSKGTPVFTVNGKYTLRGWTEWTQGFQYGAEVLQFDATGETQFLESARKNTVSSMASHVGHFGVHDHGFNNVSTYGNLLRLMNEGRIEENEWERNFYEIALKISGAVQAKRWTTTKDGQGFIHSFNGPHSLFVDTIRSVRALMVSHLLGHSLMGENDVKTSLLERGTLHSIATAKYAVYYGEGRDSYDIWGRTAHESVFNTNDGNYRCPNSQQGFSGFTTWTRGLAWAMAGFAEQLESLSSFSDEELAQLGGRAEIEEIYLKGAKATCDFYIDNTASDGIPYWDTGAPQLYKLGDYTSRTSDPYNEFEPIDSSAAAIGAQGLLRLGKYLNDKGETEQGKKYWQAGLTALDSLFAEPYLSTDPTHQGLILHSIYHRPNGWDNIPAGQKIPCGESSMWGDYHAREVALYVDRINKNLPYYTYLGAVK is encoded by the coding sequence ATGCAGATTCGCAACGATCTTACCGCCGCTTCGCTTCAGCCTAAAATTGACAAGCTCTGGCAGCTTTCCGCCGAGAAAATCAACCTTATTTCCCGGGAATACGACAATTCAAAAGGAACGCCCGTTTTCACAGTCAATGGCAAATATACATTGCGCGGCTGGACGGAATGGACACAAGGTTTCCAATATGGCGCGGAGGTTTTGCAGTTCGATGCAACGGGCGAAACGCAGTTTTTGGAAAGTGCCCGTAAGAACACGGTAAGCAGCATGGCTTCGCATGTTGGCCATTTCGGGGTGCATGACCATGGTTTCAATAATGTGAGCACTTACGGCAACTTATTAAGATTGATGAACGAAGGCCGCATTGAAGAAAACGAGTGGGAACGCAACTTTTACGAGATCGCCTTGAAAATTTCCGGCGCAGTTCAGGCCAAAAGATGGACGACCACAAAAGACGGACAAGGTTTTATCCATTCCTTCAACGGCCCGCACTCTCTATTTGTAGATACGATACGTTCGGTGCGTGCGCTGATGGTTTCGCACTTGCTAGGGCATAGCTTAATGGGTGAAAATGATGTTAAAACAAGCCTGCTCGAACGCGGCACATTGCATTCTATCGCCACCGCCAAATATGCCGTTTACTATGGCGAAGGCCGGGATAGTTATGACATATGGGGCCGCACGGCACATGAAAGCGTTTTTAACACCAACGATGGCAATTACCGCTGCCCCAATTCCCAGCAAGGTTTCTCCGGTTTCACCACCTGGACACGCGGACTTGCGTGGGCCATGGCGGGTTTCGCAGAACAATTGGAATCGCTTTCCAGCTTTTCTGACGAAGAACTGGCGCAACTGGGGGGCAGAGCAGAAATCGAGGAAATATATTTAAAAGGTGCAAAAGCAACCTGCGACTTCTACATTGATAACACCGCTTCCGACGGCATTCCTTACTGGGACACCGGCGCGCCGCAACTTTATAAATTAGGCGATTACACGTCTAGAACTTCCGATCCTTACAATGAATTTGAGCCCATAGACAGCTCCGCGGCAGCCATAGGCGCGCAAGGTTTGCTTCGTTTGGGAAAATATCTGAATGATAAGGGCGAAACGGAACAAGGAAAAAAATACTGGCAGGCAGGCTTAACGGCATTGGACTCGCTATTTGCAGAACCTTATTTATCAACTGACCCAACGCATCAGGGCTTGATCCTGCATTCGATCTACCACCGTCCGAATGGCTGGGACAACATTCCGGCAGGGCAAAAAATCCCTTGCGGCGAATCCAGTATGTGGGGCGATTACCATGCACGCGAAGTGGCGCTTTATGTAGACCGCATTAATAAAAACCTGCCTTACTACACTTATCTGGGCGCTGTTAAGTAA
- a CDS encoding ABC transporter ATP-binding protein produces MNQETKSGQIFDLPTLRRLYTFVRPYEKQFYLLIVIILLNALLAPLTPLLIKYTIDTPIANGDYAQLTVMLGIMIVVTILQGFAQFWNTYMSGWLGQHIIKDIRVQLYQKIIGLRLKFFDNTPIGRLVTRTISDVETLSNVFSDGMAAIAGDILQLVLIIAVMFYTDWKLSIISLSTIPLMLICTYIFKEKIKDSFNEVRAAVSNLNSFVQEHLTGIGIVQIFSSEDIEFKKFREINKVHRDANIRSILYYSIYFPVADVIAAAGTGLVVWYGSKQILNAEVTFGTVTAFVMFINLFFRPIRQLADRFNTLQMGIVSTDRILKVLDSDEYTSNEGTFAPESIKGNVTFKDVWFAYNEEEYVLKNINFSVNSGQTIAFVGATGAGKSSIINLLTRFYDINKGNIYIDGVEVHDYDLNALRKHIGVVLQDVFLFSDTIENNIRLGDSSITHEKIVEAAKLVGVHDFIERLPGGYSYNVMERGATLSVGQRQLISFVRAMVHEPEIIVLDEATSSVDSETEELIQKAIEKLMKGRTAVVIAHRLSTIQEADKIIVVDKGEIVEEGNHEQLLEKEGFYANLYRMQYKEVLKIGTDL; encoded by the coding sequence GTGAATCAGGAAACCAAAAGCGGCCAGATATTCGATCTTCCTACATTACGGCGCTTATATACATTTGTACGTCCGTATGAAAAGCAGTTCTATCTGCTGATTGTCATCATCTTACTCAATGCATTACTTGCACCGCTGACACCACTGCTGATCAAATATACCATTGACACGCCCATTGCGAACGGAGATTATGCGCAATTGACTGTCATGCTGGGTATTATGATCGTCGTAACCATTCTGCAGGGCTTCGCGCAGTTTTGGAATACTTATATGTCCGGGTGGCTGGGGCAGCATATTATCAAAGACATCCGGGTCCAGCTGTATCAGAAAATCATTGGTTTAAGGCTTAAATTTTTTGATAACACGCCTATTGGAAGGCTCGTAACCCGCACCATTTCGGATGTGGAAACGCTTTCCAACGTTTTCAGTGATGGTATGGCGGCTATTGCCGGGGACATTTTGCAGTTGGTCCTTATCATTGCGGTGATGTTTTACACGGATTGGAAATTGTCGATCATCAGCTTATCGACCATTCCATTGATGCTGATTTGCACTTACATTTTCAAGGAGAAGATCAAAGATTCTTTTAACGAGGTGCGTGCGGCTGTTTCCAACCTCAATTCCTTTGTCCAGGAACATTTGACGGGCATTGGTATCGTGCAGATTTTTAGCAGCGAAGACATTGAGTTTAAGAAGTTCAGGGAAATCAACAAGGTCCACCGCGACGCGAACATCCGGTCTATCCTTTATTATTCCATTTATTTTCCCGTTGCGGATGTGATAGCGGCTGCGGGAACGGGTCTGGTGGTTTGGTATGGTTCCAAACAGATTTTGAATGCAGAAGTCACATTCGGGACGGTAACCGCATTCGTTATGTTTATCAACTTGTTTTTCAGACCTATTCGTCAGCTTGCCGACCGTTTTAATACACTTCAAATGGGCATAGTGAGCACCGACAGAATCCTGAAAGTGCTTGATAGTGACGAATATACTTCCAACGAAGGCACATTTGCACCGGAATCCATTAAGGGAAATGTGACTTTCAAGGATGTTTGGTTTGCCTATAATGAAGAAGAATATGTGTTGAAAAATATCAATTTCAGCGTCAATTCCGGGCAGACCATTGCCTTCGTAGGCGCAACTGGTGCAGGTAAGTCGTCCATTATCAACCTCTTGACGCGCTTTTACGACATTAACAAAGGGAACATTTATATTGACGGCGTGGAAGTTCATGACTATGATCTTAATGCACTCCGGAAGCACATCGGCGTTGTTTTGCAGGATGTTTTCCTGTTTTCGGATACGATCGAAAATAACATCAGGCTGGGCGACAGCAGCATTACCCACGAAAAGATCGTTGAAGCAGCTAAACTGGTCGGCGTTCATGATTTTATTGAAAGATTGCCAGGTGGTTACAGTTATAATGTAATGGAGCGCGGCGCCACGCTTTCGGTAGGGCAGCGGCAGCTGATTTCGTTTGTGCGCGCCATGGTGCATGAGCCGGAAATCATCGTGCTGGATGAGGCAACATCGTCCGTTGACAGTGAAACGGAGGAATTGATTCAAAAGGCAATTGAAAAATTAATGAAAGGCCGCACGGCTGTTGTGATTGCGCACAGGTTGTCCACAATCCAGGAAGCGGATAAGATCATTGTTGTGGATAAAGGTGAGATCGTTGAGGAAGGTAACCACGAGCAATTGCTTGAAAAAGAAGGTTTCTATGCTAACCTTTATCGCATGCAGTATAAGGAAGTGTTGAAGATCGGAACGGATTTATAA
- a CDS encoding DUF5723 family protein, with translation MFKYSLPAIALILGLAQAAKAQHLPGVAMGNYAGTNALYHNPAFVADSRYSFYVNVVGTQFYTANNHVRYEAPYSFLSLVTNTVSDEYRNERGVLQFPRSYLGEKLNGNQKYLNAGGDARLPSVMFNLFKGKIGVGISTRVRYMLNTSGVTEPLARLISKTTQLEELQGPFFDNQAGRLHLNGMGEVAFTLGGTVYDNETDFLKVGFTVKRLIGLYNAHAIIDNSSYDIQPDETWENKRQFIRVEEINMRYGITRDEGFQNIKPSPAWLIGGAPPGSGWGFDLGAVYEYRPDINKFSYTEKGERKRDASKNKYLYRVAVSLTDIGRVHFKNPAYVLQQEIHTTNKELRYDSFQKLEGSEGIFNAINSSLDGGAPLAPNFKSVLPTAFQASVDYHVQQRVYVSGLWVQNLIPQSAFGMKAESAISVTPRYEHKWYEISVPLTLMNRYRSPAIGLAGRIGPLWLGTDHLTGLLNIGNPKSFNLYFGISAGLFRRPPESQNQCWPPEDSWIRRIFSKR, from the coding sequence ATGTTTAAATATAGTTTACCTGCAATTGCACTTATTCTGGGATTGGCGCAGGCTGCCAAAGCCCAGCATTTGCCAGGTGTTGCAATGGGTAACTATGCTGGAACCAATGCATTATATCACAATCCGGCCTTTGTTGCAGACAGTCGTTACAGCTTCTATGTCAATGTGGTCGGCACTCAGTTTTACACGGCCAACAATCACGTCAGATACGAAGCGCCCTACTCGTTTTTGAGCCTGGTTACCAACACCGTCTCCGACGAATACCGTAACGAAAGAGGCGTTTTACAGTTTCCGCGTTCCTATCTGGGGGAAAAATTGAATGGAAATCAGAAATATCTGAACGCCGGTGGAGACGCCCGGCTGCCTTCTGTAATGTTCAATTTGTTCAAAGGAAAGATCGGCGTAGGTATTTCAACGCGGGTAAGATACATGCTGAATACATCCGGCGTCACGGAGCCGCTCGCCAGGTTGATCAGTAAAACCACCCAGCTGGAAGAATTGCAAGGCCCTTTCTTCGATAACCAGGCAGGCAGGCTGCATTTGAATGGGATGGGGGAAGTTGCGTTCACGCTTGGCGGGACGGTGTATGATAATGAAACGGATTTTTTGAAAGTCGGATTCACCGTGAAAAGGCTGATCGGGCTTTATAACGCGCATGCGATCATTGACAATTCTTCATATGACATTCAGCCCGACGAAACCTGGGAGAACAAACGCCAGTTTATCCGCGTGGAAGAAATTAATATGCGTTACGGGATAACCCGTGATGAGGGTTTTCAAAATATAAAACCTTCACCAGCATGGCTGATAGGCGGCGCACCTCCGGGAAGCGGCTGGGGTTTTGACCTCGGTGCCGTTTATGAATACAGGCCGGATATTAACAAATTTTCATACACGGAAAAAGGCGAAAGAAAGCGTGACGCATCCAAAAACAAATATCTGTATCGCGTAGCCGTTTCGCTAACAGACATTGGCCGGGTTCATTTCAAGAATCCAGCTTATGTTTTGCAACAGGAAATTCATACAACCAACAAGGAACTCCGTTACGATTCATTCCAGAAGCTGGAAGGTTCTGAGGGAATTTTCAATGCGATCAACAGTTCTCTGGACGGTGGAGCGCCGCTGGCACCCAATTTTAAGTCGGTGTTACCAACGGCTTTTCAGGCAAGTGTTGATTATCATGTGCAGCAGCGGGTTTACGTAAGCGGGTTATGGGTCCAAAATCTGATTCCTCAAAGTGCATTTGGCATGAAAGCCGAATCTGCGATTTCTGTAACACCGCGCTATGAGCATAAATGGTATGAAATTTCCGTTCCTTTAACATTGATGAACCGTTACAGATCGCCCGCAATCGGCCTCGCCGGCCGCATCGGTCCTTTGTGGCTCGGAACGGATCATTTAACGGGATTACTGAATATTGGCAATCCAAAATCCTTTAACTTGTATTTCGGGATTTCGGCAGGGCTTTTCCGCCGCCCGCCCGAATCACAAAATCAATGCTGGCCACCAGAAGATTCGTGGATAAGACGCATTTTTAGCAAACGATAA
- a CDS encoding circularly permuted type 2 ATP-grasp protein, whose product MNFSFSDYQSENFFDEMFTADGEIRPGYEHLKNKFENLTHDDLTNRQLATERALLSMGITFNVYSEGEGTERIMPIDIIPRVLSNAEWEWLETGLKQRIKALNMFIDDVYNEQNILNDGVVPRELIESSKCFLKPCIGLKPPKGIWCHITGTDLIKGDDGTFMVLEDNLRCPSGVSYMLENRELSKQIFPDVLARTGVRPVSDYPTRLLQMLQHLADRPNPTVAVLTPGIYNSAYFEHSYLAQQMGVELVDARDLVVSDGYVKMRTTNGLQIVDVIYRRIDDTFLDPESFYADSLIGIPGIFEVYKKGRVALANAPGTGVADDKVVYAYVPRIIKYYLGEEAIIPNVKTYICGEQEDFDYVLENISQLVVKEANEAGGYGMLIGPKATEEEHELFRQKIRDNPRNYIAQPTISLSRVPCMVDGHAEGRHVDLRPYILYGDDISVIPGGLTRVALRKGSLVVNSSQGGGGKDTWVLY is encoded by the coding sequence ATGAATTTTTCATTTTCTGATTATCAAAGCGAAAATTTCTTCGATGAAATGTTCACAGCTGATGGGGAAATAAGGCCGGGTTACGAACATTTAAAGAACAAATTTGAAAACCTCACACACGACGACCTTACCAACCGCCAGCTGGCTACCGAGCGTGCATTGCTTTCGATGGGGATAACTTTCAATGTATATTCCGAAGGCGAAGGAACGGAGCGGATCATGCCCATCGATATCATTCCGCGCGTGCTTTCCAATGCAGAATGGGAGTGGCTCGAAACCGGTCTGAAACAGCGTATTAAGGCATTGAACATGTTCATTGATGATGTTTATAATGAACAGAATATCCTGAACGACGGCGTTGTGCCGAGAGAGCTGATCGAGTCAAGTAAATGCTTTTTGAAACCTTGTATCGGGCTGAAACCTCCAAAAGGAATCTGGTGCCACATTACAGGCACGGATCTCATCAAAGGCGATGACGGGACATTTATGGTTTTGGAAGATAACCTGCGTTGTCCTTCCGGTGTATCTTATATGTTGGAAAACAGGGAGTTGTCCAAGCAGATTTTTCCTGACGTGCTGGCCAGGACCGGCGTAAGGCCCGTATCGGATTATCCTACCCGCTTGCTGCAAATGTTACAGCATCTGGCCGACCGTCCTAATCCGACTGTGGCTGTGCTTACGCCCGGAATTTACAACTCTGCGTATTTTGAACATTCCTATCTGGCGCAACAAATGGGCGTCGAGCTGGTGGATGCGCGCGACTTGGTGGTTTCGGATGGATACGTAAAGATGCGGACGACCAACGGACTGCAAATCGTGGACGTTATTTACCGCCGGATCGACGACACTTTCCTGGATCCCGAATCATTTTATGCCGATTCTCTGATTGGAATTCCTGGGATTTTTGAGGTTTATAAAAAAGGCCGTGTCGCATTAGCGAACGCGCCGGGAACTGGTGTGGCCGATGATAAGGTTGTGTATGCGTACGTTCCGCGAATTATCAAGTATTATCTGGGAGAAGAGGCAATCATTCCTAATGTGAAAACCTACATCTGCGGGGAGCAGGAAGACTTCGATTATGTGCTCGAAAATATTTCTCAGCTCGTGGTAAAGGAAGCAAATGAAGCAGGAGGTTATGGCATGCTCATCGGCCCCAAAGCGACAGAAGAAGAACACGAGCTGTTCAGGCAAAAAATACGTGATAACCCGAGGAACTACATTGCGCAGCCCACGATTTCACTATCGCGTGTGCCTTGCATGGTGGACGGACATGCGGAAGGCCGGCACGTGGACTTGCGCCCTTACATATTATATGGTGACGACATCAGTGTTATCCCGGGTGGTTTAACGCGGGTGGCCTTGCGTAAAGGTTCTTTGGTCGTAAATTCGTCACAAGGCGGAGGGGGCAAGGATACGTGGGTGTTGTATTAA
- the msrB gene encoding peptide-methionine (R)-S-oxide reductase MsrB yields MREVEKTKEEWQKELTGQQCFVLFEKGTERPFSHPYNDNKEEGTYVCAACGTPLFSSETKYESGSGWPSFFQPISSGNVEEIVDKGHGMIRTEVVCRTCGGHLGHVFNDGPKPTGLRYCMNGAALKFNKA; encoded by the coding sequence ATGAGAGAAGTAGAAAAAACAAAAGAAGAATGGCAAAAAGAGCTGACCGGACAACAATGCTTCGTGCTCTTCGAAAAAGGGACAGAAAGGCCTTTTTCACACCCATATAATGACAATAAGGAAGAAGGCACCTATGTATGCGCTGCCTGCGGCACACCATTGTTCAGCTCGGAGACCAAATATGAATCCGGGTCGGGATGGCCGAGTTTCTTCCAGCCGATCTCATCCGGAAATGTGGAAGAGATCGTGGACAAAGGCCATGGCATGATCCGCACAGAAGTCGTTTGCAGGACTTGCGGCGGGCATCTTGGACATGTTTTTAATGACGGGCCCAAACCAACAGGTCTCAGATATTGCATGAATGGCGCGGCGTTGAAATTCAACAAAGCCTGA
- a CDS encoding penicillin-binding protein 1A: MEVIRSFFNKIRAMFQFIGAQLSTFINRVAYKLTSLVTGKNRADAYFQSYRNKKRSIHEWWHNTIDVNAAYYRPVMILWKTFVYGFVTFALYIFCVETNFLWLMGSMPSVEDLQNPKVAQSSEIYTSDGVMIGKFYTENRTPVTAKMISPNLVKALIATEDVRFYKHSGIDYKAMASVAVGIITGATDRGGGSTITQQLAKKLFKTRKTGARGLLGSIPGFSTLIYKTKEWLTAIKLERNFTKEEILTMYFNTVDYGNNTYGINTAAQSYFSKSPDSLNIQESAVLVGLQKATTTYNPIRNMKRSLERRNVVINQMQKYGYISAKQADSISALPIVLKTKFETPYDGNANYFKNAVVDFVRKWGEENGYDLYTDGLKIYTTIDSRMQEAAEEAMVQKMKQLQRVFEDHWRNQNPWRDEQGKEITDFLDNVVKRTSKYKSLAAKFPNQPDSIKYYLNKKDTMTVYDWKNSGEMTQYWSSMDSLEYYKRILRAGMMAMHPQSGQIKAWVGGLDYNYFKYDAVKQGKRQPGSTFKPFVYTTAIDDSTFNMSPCDQIVDKPFEKIYMEDGEQKEWRPRNATGTFSYANMTLRRALAQSINSVTAELTDQVGPANVARYAKKMGITTPLKPLPSIGLGPFDVSLYDMVAAYGVFVNNGTYTQPILVTKIEDSNGKVIEEFQPEHRQAISEESAFLMVQMLKGGVEEPGGTSGSIRWKFDVTRNGNELGGKTGTTSNNSDGWFMCITRDLVVGAWVGGDDRSIHFRSTDLGEGAKTALPIVGSFLEKIYRDKSLALEPGPFPKPTFKISKNYNCPTQWAPAANDSLGIGGDSTPAKRNDEDDFLIGPPPIPLDTGGRN; encoded by the coding sequence ATGGAAGTTATCAGATCGTTTTTTAATAAAATAAGGGCAATGTTCCAATTCATTGGGGCACAGCTTTCAACATTCATCAACCGTGTTGCATACAAGTTAACTTCGCTAGTTACGGGTAAGAACCGCGCCGATGCTTATTTTCAATCCTACCGAAACAAGAAAAGATCAATTCACGAATGGTGGCATAACACCATAGACGTGAATGCGGCTTATTACAGGCCGGTTATGATCCTCTGGAAAACATTCGTATACGGTTTCGTTACATTCGCCCTTTACATTTTTTGCGTTGAAACCAACTTCCTGTGGCTCATGGGAAGTATGCCGAGCGTAGAAGACCTTCAAAACCCGAAAGTGGCGCAATCTTCCGAAATTTATACGTCGGACGGTGTCATGATCGGCAAGTTCTATACAGAAAACAGGACGCCGGTTACAGCCAAAATGATCTCCCCCAACCTCGTGAAAGCATTGATTGCGACGGAGGATGTACGTTTTTACAAACATTCAGGGATTGACTACAAAGCTATGGCGAGCGTAGCCGTAGGCATTATCACTGGCGCAACAGACCGCGGAGGCGGCAGCACGATCACACAGCAATTAGCCAAAAAACTTTTCAAGACCCGTAAAACCGGCGCTCGCGGCTTGCTCGGTTCCATTCCTGGTTTCAGTACATTAATTTATAAGACCAAAGAATGGCTCACCGCCATTAAGCTTGAACGAAATTTTACGAAAGAAGAGATCCTGACCATGTATTTCAACACGGTGGATTATGGTAACAACACGTACGGGATCAACACGGCGGCACAATCCTATTTCAGCAAATCCCCGGACAGCCTTAACATTCAGGAATCGGCCGTTTTGGTTGGTTTACAGAAAGCTACGACAACCTATAACCCGATCCGTAACATGAAACGGTCGCTGGAAAGGCGTAATGTGGTGATTAATCAAATGCAGAAATATGGCTATATCTCGGCGAAGCAAGCGGATTCTATCAGTGCGTTGCCGATTGTTTTAAAGACAAAGTTCGAGACACCATACGATGGAAATGCCAATTATTTCAAGAATGCAGTAGTTGATTTTGTGAGAAAATGGGGTGAAGAAAATGGTTATGACCTTTATACGGATGGATTGAAGATTTACACCACGATCGATTCCCGCATGCAGGAAGCTGCCGAAGAGGCTATGGTGCAGAAAATGAAGCAATTGCAGCGCGTTTTCGAAGATCACTGGCGCAACCAGAATCCATGGCGCGATGAGCAGGGAAAAGAGATTACGGACTTCCTGGACAATGTTGTAAAACGCACCAGCAAATACAAATCACTCGCCGCCAAGTTTCCAAACCAACCGGACAGTATCAAATATTATCTGAACAAAAAAGATACTATGACTGTGTATGACTGGAAAAACAGCGGTGAAATGACGCAGTATTGGAGTTCAATGGACTCTTTGGAATACTATAAGCGGATTTTGCGCGCGGGAATGATGGCCATGCACCCGCAATCGGGCCAGATTAAGGCCTGGGTAGGCGGTTTGGATTACAATTATTTCAAATACGATGCAGTAAAGCAAGGCAAAAGGCAGCCGGGATCCACATTCAAGCCATTTGTATACACTACGGCCATCGACGATTCGACATTCAATATGTCACCGTGTGATCAGATCGTGGATAAGCCATTTGAAAAAATATACATGGAAGACGGCGAACAAAAGGAATGGAGGCCGCGGAATGCAACGGGCACATTCTCTTATGCAAATATGACATTGCGCCGCGCATTGGCACAATCCATCAACTCGGTAACTGCTGAACTCACGGATCAGGTTGGCCCTGCAAATGTGGCCCGCTATGCCAAGAAAATGGGGATTACCACACCGTTGAAACCATTGCCTTCCATCGGGCTTGGGCCATTTGACGTTTCGCTTTATGATATGGTGGCCGCTTATGGCGTTTTTGTCAATAACGGAACCTACACGCAGCCGATCCTGGTAACCAAAATTGAAGATAGCAACGGAAAAGTGATCGAAGAATTTCAGCCGGAACACCGCCAGGCCATTAGTGAAGAATCCGCGTTTTTAATGGTTCAAATGCTGAAAGGCGGCGTGGAAGAGCCGGGAGGAACTTCGGGGAGCATTCGCTGGAAGTTTGATGTGACTCGTAATGGCAACGAGCTGGGCGGCAAAACAGGAACGACTTCCAATAACTCCGACGGCTGGTTTATGTGCATCACGCGCGACCTGGTTGTAGGTGCCTGGGTGGGCGGCGACGACCGCAGCATTCACTTTCGATCCACCGATCTGGGGGAAGGCGCTAAAACAGCCCTACCGATCGTAGGAAGCTTTTTGGAGAAAATTTACAGGGATAAATCGCTGGCATTGGAGCCCGGACCATTCCCTAAGCCCACATTCAAAATCTCTAAAAATTACAACTGCCCGACGCAATGGGCGCCAGCTGCGAATGATTCGCTGGGCATTGGCGGTGACAGCACACCGGCCAAACGGAATGATGAAGATGACTTCCTGATCGGCCCGCCACCGATTCCGCTGGATACAGGAGGAAGAAACTAA
- a CDS encoding helix-turn-helix domain-containing protein: MAFVPDAIPVHSLPKTPSQVPALKIFRFKNSEGKLRESPVSLPITPLPTDTPHRHTYYEILFIEEGAGFHEIDFHSYNIQGAGLHFLTPGQVHLLTFSTSFQGYIVAFSEDFYTFYNPVSPSLSQLPFFQPARKQPIITLSEAEKRYFHNILENMVSDHLASETDQTMIGKYLGLILQKCAFLAPKNIQPAESAVQTVPELVGRFQELVEKNFRQMHEVQQYAQELSVSPDYLSKIIKKYLGTPSQEYILDKLLLEAKRLLVFTNLSSKEIGYHIHMDDPSYFSRIFKKKTGLTPNEYRDHVRKSTI; encoded by the coding sequence ATGGCTTTCGTTCCCGATGCAATTCCTGTACATTCCTTACCCAAAACACCTAGCCAGGTTCCTGCATTAAAGATCTTTCGTTTCAAAAACAGCGAAGGAAAATTAAGGGAATCGCCTGTTTCCCTGCCCATTACGCCCTTACCTACCGACACCCCGCACCGTCACACTTACTATGAGATCCTTTTTATAGAAGAAGGTGCTGGCTTTCACGAGATCGATTTCCATTCCTACAACATTCAGGGAGCCGGATTGCACTTCTTAACGCCCGGACAAGTGCATTTGCTCACATTCTCAACCTCATTCCAAGGTTACATCGTTGCCTTTTCCGAAGATTTTTACACTTTTTATAATCCCGTAAGCCCATCGCTGTCACAGCTTCCCTTTTTCCAGCCCGCACGCAAGCAGCCCATCATTACGCTTTCCGAGGCCGAGAAACGCTATTTTCATAACATTCTGGAAAACATGGTTTCGGATCACCTGGCATCCGAAACGGATCAGACGATGATCGGAAAGTATTTGGGTCTTATTCTGCAAAAATGTGCTTTCCTCGCACCAAAAAACATTCAGCCTGCCGAATCTGCTGTGCAAACCGTGCCGGAGCTGGTAGGAAGATTTCAGGAGTTGGTTGAGAAAAACTTTCGTCAAATGCATGAGGTTCAGCAGTATGCGCAGGAACTTTCTGTTTCGCCCGATTATTTAAGCAAGATCATTAAAAAATATCTCGGTACGCCTTCTCAGGAATACATTCTGGACAAACTGCTATTGGAAGCCAAAAGGCTGCTTGTATTTACCAATCTGAGCAGCAAGGAAATAGGCTACCACATTCACATGGACGATCCTTCTTATTTCAGCAGAATCTTCAAGAAGAAAACCGGGCTCACGCCCAACGAGTATCGCGATCATGTTCGGAAAAGTACCATTTAA
- a CDS encoding esterase family protein, whose protein sequence is MQREVTGWYSPALNENMDIAVYGHYGVALLMIPTAASDYLEYEQNGLIESIAPFIDAGKVKVYCINSINSESWMNPYMHGYDKAVRHQLFNDYVIKEVIPFIKDTSSQDNEIIAVGASFGAMHAANLFFKHPDYIHGIIAMSGCYDLSQYTDGYYDDNVYFNSPVHYLPQLKAEWHLSMYRDSRHIHFVTGSGAYEVPEYSRAISSILTSKNVPHELDIWGPDMPHEWWVWKRMLPYYLETRF, encoded by the coding sequence ATGCAACGTGAAGTAACCGGTTGGTATAGTCCGGCGCTGAATGAGAATATGGATATTGCCGTCTACGGACATTATGGAGTAGCCTTGTTGATGATTCCCACAGCAGCTTCGGATTATTTGGAATATGAACAAAATGGACTAATAGAGAGCATTGCACCTTTTATTGATGCAGGAAAAGTTAAAGTTTATTGCATTAACAGTATCAATTCGGAAAGCTGGATGAACCCGTATATGCATGGCTACGATAAGGCCGTGCGGCACCAGCTGTTCAATGATTATGTAATTAAAGAAGTAATCCCTTTTATCAAGGATACTTCAAGCCAGGACAATGAAATCATAGCAGTAGGCGCGTCTTTTGGGGCAATGCATGCCGCTAACCTGTTTTTCAAGCATCCGGATTATATCCACGGCATCATTGCCATGAGCGGATGTTACGATCTGAGCCAGTATACGGACGGTTATTACGATGATAATGTGTATTTTAATTCACCAGTGCATTATTTGCCGCAATTGAAAGCCGAATGGCATCTTTCGATGTATCGCGATAGCCGCCACATTCACTTCGTCACAGGTTCAGGTGCATATGAGGTTCCCGAATATTCCAGGGCCATCTCATCGATCCTGACTTCAAAGAATGTTCCGCACGAGCTGGACATCTGGGGGCCGGATATGCCGCATGAATGGTGGGTTTGGAAAAGAATGCTTCCTTACTATCTGGAAACGAGGTTTTAG